One Brassica napus cultivar Da-Ae chromosome C4, Da-Ae, whole genome shotgun sequence genomic region harbors:
- the LOC106395215 gene encoding uncharacterized protein LOC106395215 — translation MYSLIVHGRRSLDLHKWRNLRVSVQNAFSFSSSFSSYAASARDGRKEQVFTFCYLVDSLGLTATLAESISKKASFRDKGNPDSVLRLLRSYGFTDSQISSIVTNYPRLLLLDAEKCLGPKLQVIKSMEGASSSGQLIETISKVPKLLGMKGDKTITRYYDIVKETMESGKSSKFEKLCHSLPRGMQQNKIRNVSVLRELGVPQRLLSPLLVSDHKLVCGDGKFKETLKKVIDMGYDPTSSQFVQALGAVRWLSDKEIQEKVNVYEKLGFSVKDVWEMFLKYPISLRFSEDNVTQTFKILKTCGLVEEEILSVFKKFPQCIGYSRLKIYNFLKTCFGLGFNINQFAMMVKRFPPCLNMSAERVKKRTKFLVKKKNKLMLRKMKWSLNAVASFPQVLGVSMEKRIVPRCNVMKALMLKGLLGDRDSILPDKESVLLCTDEEFLDRYVRNHDDKELVAELMSIFTRDSAS, via the coding sequence ATGTATTCACTGATAGTCCATGGAAGAAGGTCCCTGGATCTACACAAGTGGCGTAACTTAAGAGTTTCAGTGCAAAATGCATTTTCTTTTTCCAGTTCCTTCTCTTCTTATGCCGCTAGTGCTAGAGATGGTCGAAAAGAGCAGGTTTTCACTTTTTGTTACCTCGTTGATTCGTTGGGTTTAACCGCAACACTCGCAGAATCAATCTCAAAGAAAGCCAGCTTCAGGGACAAGGGCAATCCAGATTCTGTCCTGAGGCTTTTGAGAAGTTACGGGTTCACAGACTCTCAGATCTCTAGCATCGTAACGAACTATCCACGGTTGCTTCTGCTGGATGCTGAGAAATGTCTTGGTCCTAAGCTTCAGGTGATCAAGTCAATGGAAGGAGCTTCAAGCTCTGGTCAGCTCATCGAGACTATCTCAAAAGTTCCTAAACTCTTGGGAATGAAAGGGGACAAAACTATAACCAGATACTATGATATTGTCAAAGAGACCATGGAATCTGGTAAGAGTTCCAAGTTCGAGAAGCTATGTCACTCACTGCCTCGTGGTATGCAGCAGAACAAAATCAGGAACGTATCTGTTCTGAGAGAACTTGGAGTGCCTCAGAGGTTGTTAAGCCCTTTGCTCGTCTCGGACCACAAACTCGTCTGCGGAGATGGAAAATTCAAAGAAACCCTCAAGAAGGTTATTGACATGGGTTATGATCCGACAAGCTCACAGTTTGTTCAAGCTCTGGGGGCTGTTCGATGGTTGAGCGACAAAGAGATACAAGAGAAAGTCAATGTCTACGAGAAGTTAGGCTTTTCTGTAAAAGATGTATGGGAAATGTTCCTGAAGTATCCTATCTCTCTTAGATTCTCGGAGGACAATGTAACTCAGACGTTTAAAATCCTGAAGACTTGTGGACTAGTAGAAGAAGAGATCCTCTCAGTGTTCAAGAAGTTTCCACAATGCATTGGTTATTCAAGGCTGAAGATATACAACTTCCTTAAAACTTGTTTTGGCCTTGGATTTAACATTAATCAGTTTGCGATGATGGTCAAGCGCTTCCCTCCATGTCTCAACATGTCTGCAGAGAGGGTGAAGAAAAGGACCAAGTTtctggtgaagaagaagaataagctTATGCTGAGGAAGATGAAATGGTCACTAAACGCTGTGGCTTCGTTTCCTCAGGTGCTTGGAGTTAGCATGGAGAAGAGGATTGTACCTAGGTGTAACGTTATGAAAGCACTCATGTTGAAAGGGTTGCTCGGAGACAGAGATAGCATACTACCTGATAAGGAATCTGTCTTGTTATGTACTGATGAGGAGTTTTTAGACAGGTATGTGAGGAATCATGATGACAAGGAGCTTGTGGCTGAGTTAATGTCTATCTTCACCAGAGATTCTGCTTCATAG